From Gopherus flavomarginatus isolate rGopFla2 chromosome 7, rGopFla2.mat.asm, whole genome shotgun sequence, the proteins below share one genomic window:
- the ARPC5 gene encoding actin-related protein 2/3 complex subunit 5, with amino-acid sequence MAKNTVSSARFRRVDVDEYDENKFVDEEEGGDGQAGPDEGEVDSCLRQSLFTGNMMAALQAALKNPPINTKNQAVKDRAESIVLKVLISFKANDIEKAVQSLDKNGVDLLMKYIYKGFESPSDNSSAVLLQWHEKALAAGGVGSIVRVLTARKTV; translated from the exons ATGGCGAAGAACACGGTGTCCTCTGCGCGCTTTCGCCGCGTGGATGTGGATGAGTATGACGAGAACAAATTCGTGGACGAGGAGGAGGGAGGCGATGGCCAGGCCGGGCCCGACGAGGGCGAGGTGGATTCCTGCCTGCGGCAAT CATTGTTCACAGGGAACATGATGGCTGCATTGCAGGCAGCCCTGAAGAATCCTCCAATCAACACCAAGAACCAAGCAGTAAAG GATCGTGCAGAAAGCATTGTTCTGAAAGTTCTCATCTCTTTCAAAGCCAATGATATTGAAAAGGCAGTACAATCTCTGGACAAGAATGGAGTTGATCTGCTAATGAAATACATCTACAAAGGGTTTGAGAGCCCCTCTGACAACAGCAGTGCTGTGTTACTGCAGTGGCATGAAAAG GCTCTCGCTGCTGGAGGTGTAGGGTCCATTGTCCGTGTCTTGACCGCCAGAAAAACGGTTTAA